A single Perca flavescens isolate YP-PL-M2 chromosome 2, PFLA_1.0, whole genome shotgun sequence DNA region contains:
- the jupa gene encoding junction plakoglobin a, giving the protein MAMRMGEDGSGMAKVAEWQQTMYSVDSGIQSGATTVRDEDVDYTTSKHYTTTTTVTSVHPDMDAPHTRAERLRAAMFPETLERNTTIISTQIDPSQMTNVQQLAEPSQMLKTAIIHLINYQDDAELATRAVPELTKLLNDEDQVVVSKAAQIVNQLTRKEASRRAMMQSPQMVAAVVRVMQNTSDMETARATASILHNLSHQREGLLSIFKCGGIPALVRMLSSPMESVLFYAITTLHNLLLHQEGAKMAVRLADGLQKMVPLLKKSNPKFLAITSDCLQLLSYGNQESKLIILSNGGPEGLVHIMRNYSYEKLLWTTSRVLKVLSVCPSNKPAIVEAGGMQALGKHLTGSTQRLMQNCLWTLRNLSDAATKQEGMESLLQVLVGLLSSDDLNMLTCATGILSNLTCNNAHNKTLVTQGNGVEALIHAILRAGEKEDVTEPAVCALRHLTSRHQQAEVAQNAVRRYYGIPAIVKLLNQPYYWPVIKAVVGLIRNLALCPENQGPLRDAGAIPRLVNLLLKAHQDAQKHGSSTQQTYQDGVRMEEIVEGSTGALHILARDPINRAEIANLQTIPLFVQLLYSPVDNVKRVAAGILCELALDKQSAELIDSEGASAPLMDLLHSNNEGIATYAAAVLFRISEDKNSDYKKRVSVELTHSLFKHDPTSWEMAHNSAPMDGPYPDEMDAGFPGYVGYAADVPMDGMDGNMMHEDYEASLAYERQPYREF; this is encoded by the exons ATGGCAATGCGAA TGGGCGAGGACGGCAGTGGCATGGCGAAGGTGGCAGAGTGGCAGCAAACGATGTACAGCGTAGACTCGGGCATCCAGTCTGGAGCCACCACAGTCAGAGATGAAGATGTCGACTACACCACCTCCAAGCACTACACCACGACGACCACTGTAACATCAGTACATCCTG ACATGGATGCCCCCCACACCAGAGCAGAGCGGCTGCGGGCTGCAATGTTCCCAGAGACGCTGGAGAGAAACACCACCATCATTTCGACTCAGATAGACCCGTCCCAGATGACCAACGTCCAGCAGCTGGCCGAGCCCTCCCAAATGCTCAAGACAGCAATCATCCATCTGATCAACTACCAGGACGACGCCGAGCTGGCCACACGCGCTGTGCCTGAGCTCACTAAACTGCTCAACGATGAAGACCAG GTGGTGGTCAGCAAGGCAGCACAGATTGTCAACCAGCTTACACGCAAGGAGGCGTCGCGGCGTGCGATGATGCAGTCGCCTCAGATGGTGGCGGCGGTGGTGCGAGTGATGCAGAACACAAGCGACATGGAGACAGCGCGGGCCACAGCCAGCATCCTCCACAATCTGTCCCACCAGAGAGAGGGCCTGCTCTCCATCTTCAAGTGTGGAGGCATCCCTGCTTTGGTCCGCATGCTCAG CTCTCCCATGGAGTCTGTGCTCTTCTACGCCATCACCACGCTCCACAACCTGCTGCTGCACCAGGAAGGAGCAAAGATGGCTGTTCGTCTGGCTGACGGGCTGCAGAAGATGGTTCCCCTGCTGAAGAAGAGCAACCCCAAGTTCCTGGCCATCACCTCAGACTGTCTGCAGCTGCTTTCTTATGGCAACCAGGAGAGcaag ctGATCATTCTTTCCAATGGGGGTCCTGAGGGCCTCGTTCACATCATGAGAAACTACAGCTATGAGAAGCTGCTGTGGACCACAAGCCGTGTGCTCAAAGTCCTCTCTGTGTGCCCCAGCAACAAACCCGCCATTGTAGAGGCTG GTGGGATGCAGGCTCTGGGTAAACACCTCACAGGCTCCACCCAGCGTCTGATGCAGAACTGTCTGTGGACGCTCAGGAACCTGTCTGATGCTGCCACCAAGCAG GAGGGCATGGAAAGCCTTCTGCAGGTGCTGGTGGGCCTGCTTAGTTCAGACGACCTCAACATGCTCACTTGCGCCACAGGCATCCTGTCAAACCTCACATGCAACAATGCCCACAATAAAACTCTGGTCACCCAGGGCAACGGCGTAGAGGCGCTGATCCACGCCATCTTGCGTGCCGGTGAGAAGGAGGACGTGACTGAACCTGCCGTTTGCGCTCTGCGCCACCTGACATCCCGCCACCAACAGGCTGAGGTAGCGCAGAATGCTGTGAGGAGATACTACGGCATCCCCGCCATCGTCAAGCTGCTCAACCAACCCTACTACTGGCCTGTCATCAAG GCTGTGGTTGGCCTGATCCGCAACCTGGCCCTGTGCCCAGAGAACCAGGGCCCTCTGAGGGACGCTGGAGCAATCCCCCGTCTGGTCAACCTGCTACTTAAAGCCCACCAGGATGCCCAGAAACATGGTTCATCCACCCAGCAGACATACCAG GATGgagtgaggatggaggagaTTGTGGAGGGCTCCACAGGAGCTCTGCACATCCTGGCAAGAGATCCCATCAACAGAGCGGAGATCGCCAACCTGCAGACCATTCCTCTGTTTGTTCAG ctCCTCTACTCTCCGGTGGACAACGTGAAGCGCGTGGCAGCGGGCATCCTGTGTGAGCTGGCCCTGGACAAACAGTCAGCTGAGCTCATCGACAGCGAGGGAGCGTCTGCTCCGCTGATGGACCTGCTGCACTCCAACAACGAGGGCATTG CCACTTACGCTGCAGCTGTGCTCTTCCGTATCTCCGAGGATAAGAACTCCGACTACAAGAAGCGAGTGTCTGTGGAGCTCACGCACTCTCTGTTCAAACACGACCCCACTTCCTGGGAGATG GCCCATAACAGTGCCCCCATGGATGGACCCTATCCAGATG AGATGGACGCTGGTTTCCCAGGCTACGTAGGGTATGCAGCTGACGTGCCCATGGACGGCATGGACGGAAATATGATGCACGAGGATTACGAAGCCAGCTTGGCCTACGAGAGACAACCGTACCGTGAATTTTAA
- the LOC114567764 gene encoding Kv channel-interacting protein 2 codes for PSLHAGNITDDDELSTVRYRPQRLDHLVHQTNFSKKELQVLYRGFKNECPSGAVDEQTFKSIYSKFFPQGDSSMYAHFLFEAFDIHNNGSVSFEDFVVSLSIILKGSITDKLNWAFNLYDLNKDGCITREEMTNIMDSIYDMMGKYTDPCMRDNAPKEHVDNFFQKMDKNNDGVVTIEEFLDTCQKDESIMQSMHMFDNVI; via the exons CCATCCCTACATGCAGGTAATATAACTGATGATGATGAGCTGTCAACGGTACGTTACCGACCGCAGAGGCTCGACCATCTCGTACATCAGACCAACTTCAGCAAGAAAGAGCTGCAGGTCCTCTACCGGGGATTCAAAAAT GAGTGTCCCAGTGGTGCTGTTGATGAACAGACTTTTAAAAGCATCTATTCCAAGTTCTTCCCTCAAGGAG ATTCAAGTATGTATGCACATTTCCTGTTTGAAGCTTTTGACATCCACAACAATGGATCGGTCAGCTTTGAG GACTTTGTCGTAAGTCTTTCCATCATCTTAAAAGGTTCCATTACTGATAAACTCAACTGGGCCTTTAATCTGTACGATCttaacaaagatggctgcatcACCAGAGAG GAGATGACAAACATCATGGACTCCATTTATGACATGATGGGAAAGTATACTGATCCCTGCATGAGGGATAATGCTCCCAAAGAGCACGTTGACAACTTCTTCcag AAAATGGACAAGAACAATGACGGAGTGGTCACCATCGAGGAGTTCTTGGATACATGCCAAAAG GATGAAAGCATCATGCAGTCCATGCACATGTTTGACAATGTGATCTAA